A single region of the Saprospiraceae bacterium genome encodes:
- a CDS encoding vWA domain-containing protein, protein MKIPTSIKRWSPLFFLVLIGCLVQFKSIVAFTKWLKKPDSAIHQLVDSADNLIQVALLLDTSGSMDGLIEQAKSQLWQILNQLVQTEKNNQGPRIEIALYQYGNDGIPSSADYIEQVLTFTNDMDAVSDALFQLRTNGGEEYCGKAISNALEDLPWSNHPNNLRLIYIAGNEGFDQGPLAFKVACKAAKEKDIMVNTIFCGPSIEGMRMGWQQAALLTGGHYANIDHNEATAYIETPFDQDIARLNNQLNSTYIPFGQMGLEKCKLQADQDVNALQYSLSNVVDRAVFKISGNYENAHWDLVDAYAQDSTLLSRKLELTGAFGELSKEELKAKIAACKTERDLISSKINLLNAKRQSSIAKISAENGIAQSQSLKNSVLQSFEGVAKQKGFKLK, encoded by the coding sequence ATGAAAATTCCTACGTCCATCAAAAGATGGAGCCCCTTGTTTTTCCTTGTCCTTATTGGTTGTCTGGTACAGTTTAAGTCCATTGTAGCTTTTACCAAATGGCTTAAAAAACCAGACTCGGCCATTCATCAATTGGTTGATTCGGCTGACAATCTTATCCAGGTAGCGCTGTTATTGGACACCAGTGGTTCGATGGATGGACTCATCGAGCAAGCCAAATCGCAATTGTGGCAAATTTTAAATCAATTGGTCCAAACTGAGAAAAACAACCAGGGACCGAGGATTGAAATTGCATTGTATCAATATGGCAATGATGGTATTCCTTCCTCTGCCGATTATATTGAACAAGTTTTGACTTTTACCAATGATATGGATGCTGTTTCTGATGCACTTTTTCAATTGCGTACGAATGGCGGGGAAGAATATTGCGGAAAAGCCATTAGCAATGCCTTAGAGGATTTGCCCTGGAGTAATCATCCCAATAATTTGCGCCTTATTTATATTGCAGGGAATGAAGGGTTCGACCAAGGCCCACTGGCCTTTAAGGTCGCCTGTAAGGCCGCTAAAGAAAAAGACATAATGGTGAATACTATTTTCTGCGGCCCTTCGATAGAAGGTATGCGGATGGGATGGCAACAAGCGGCTTTGCTCACAGGTGGACATTACGCCAATATTGACCACAATGAAGCAACCGCCTACATTGAAACTCCTTTCGACCAAGACATTGCCCGGCTAAATAACCAACTCAACAGCACATATATTCCTTTTGGTCAAATGGGCCTGGAAAAATGCAAACTGCAAGCGGATCAGGATGTTAATGCCCTTCAATATAGCCTTAGTAACGTAGTGGATCGAGCCGTTTTTAAAATATCCGGAAATTATGAAAATGCCCACTGGGATTTAGTAGATGCCTATGCGCAAGACTCGACTTTGCTTAGCCGTAAACTGGAGTTAACGGGTGCGTTTGGTGAGCTTTCTAAAGAAGAATTAAAGGCAAAAATAGCTGCTTGTAAAACAGAGAGAGACCTTATTTCCAGTAAAATCAATTTGCTAAACGCAAAACGGCAAAGTAGTATCGCTAAAATAAGTGCAGAAAACGGCATTGCTCAGTCCCAATCCCTGAAAAATTCTGTCTTGCAGTCGTTCGAAGGCGTGGCCAAGCAAAAAGGATTTAAGCTAAAATAA
- a CDS encoding histidine kinase, which translates to MKKIGFILFLSLLTFVLIGQQKEQVYPKALEKAALISVKSPEKAIDMVKAVISESKQKRDWLTEGQSYYLLGDIYEKNNQKDLALYRYQQALSLLSSNREDKWAALTNFKIGNIHLALNQENQAANAFTICKDLTTSEDLKIQCQEGLADVAVLLGDFQQGKQLYNLTEGYYQRSTDTLSMARVNAKKAELFIFSGDVDQATQSFNNSINALSSTKLAPRDYTPFDKINRLLLDSSKTDLKRIELRQFNLNNKSRFQLPAESLIEEQLALAALYRNTGKTTALEQSIQAAKGLLDETIDAEYRAKVFQLASEWSLEKGDLINARKDYQQYLAENEKVIRQKEAELNQQIAIIRNQGSVDIAAKEVDLAMKDRELLQNQMYTQNIIIISLGILLLAAVISLILILRSVRARKRANELLQLRSLRTQMNPHFIFNALNSVNNFISQHDERAANKFLADFSKLMRMVLDFSQRDFITFEEETQLLQLYLKLEQLRFRDKFEYQFEQDPATDTSIEIPPMLIQPFIENAVWHGLRYKTEKGFLKVSIKAGERCTIVEIADDGIGRLRSQALKTKNQNNYQSTGLRNAQERIALINKLYSKNYQLDIKDFQVTTDAGTLVSIQIPH; encoded by the coding sequence TTGAAAAAAATAGGTTTTATATTATTTCTGTCACTTTTGACTTTTGTGCTAATAGGCCAACAAAAGGAGCAAGTTTATCCTAAAGCATTGGAAAAGGCCGCATTGATTAGTGTTAAATCGCCAGAAAAAGCCATTGATATGGTCAAAGCGGTGATTTCGGAGAGTAAACAAAAGCGAGATTGGTTGACAGAAGGGCAATCCTACTACCTGCTAGGCGATATTTATGAAAAAAACAACCAAAAAGACCTCGCCTTGTATCGGTACCAACAAGCCTTAAGTTTATTATCCTCAAACAGGGAAGATAAATGGGCAGCACTCACAAATTTCAAAATCGGGAATATCCATTTAGCCCTCAATCAGGAAAATCAAGCGGCTAATGCCTTTACCATTTGTAAAGACCTCACCACGAGTGAGGACTTGAAAATCCAGTGCCAGGAAGGTTTAGCTGATGTCGCCGTTTTACTGGGGGATTTTCAACAGGGTAAACAGCTTTATAACCTGACAGAGGGCTACTATCAACGCTCGACCGACACCTTGTCGATGGCCCGCGTAAACGCTAAAAAAGCAGAGTTATTTATATTTTCTGGAGATGTTGACCAGGCTACCCAATCCTTTAACAATTCAATTAATGCTTTATCTTCTACCAAGCTGGCCCCTAGAGATTATACCCCCTTTGATAAAATAAATCGTTTACTACTAGATAGTAGCAAAACCGACCTAAAAAGAATTGAGCTACGCCAATTCAACCTAAACAACAAATCCCGCTTCCAACTACCTGCGGAATCTTTAATAGAAGAACAACTGGCCCTGGCAGCGCTTTATCGCAATACAGGAAAAACAACAGCTTTAGAGCAATCTATCCAAGCCGCTAAGGGCCTCCTGGACGAAACTATTGACGCTGAATATAGAGCGAAGGTTTTTCAATTGGCCTCTGAATGGAGTTTGGAGAAGGGAGACCTGATCAATGCCAGAAAAGACTACCAGCAATACCTTGCGGAGAATGAAAAAGTCATCCGTCAAAAAGAAGCGGAACTAAACCAGCAAATTGCCATTATCCGCAACCAGGGCTCGGTAGACATCGCCGCCAAGGAGGTGGACCTGGCCATGAAAGACCGGGAACTATTGCAAAACCAAATGTACACCCAAAACATCATTATTATCAGTTTGGGTATACTATTACTGGCTGCGGTGATTTCGCTTATCCTGATCCTCCGAAGTGTTCGCGCACGAAAACGAGCCAATGAATTACTCCAATTGAGGTCACTGCGAACGCAAATGAACCCTCATTTTATTTTTAATGCCCTAAATAGTGTCAACAACTTCATTTCTCAGCATGACGAACGTGCCGCCAATAAATTTCTGGCTGATTTTTCTAAACTCATGCGCATGGTATTGGATTTTAGTCAGCGCGATTTTATCACTTTTGAGGAAGAAACCCAGCTTTTGCAGCTTTACCTCAAGTTGGAACAGCTTCGTTTTCGCGACAAATTTGAGTATCAATTTGAACAGGACCCGGCCACGGATACCAGCATAGAAATCCCGCCTATGCTCATTCAGCCCTTTATTGAAAATGCGGTTTGGCATGGCCTTCGTTATAAAACGGAAAAAGGATTCCTAAAAGTGAGCATAAAAGCCGGAGAAAGATGTACCATCGTCGAAATAGCGGATGATGGCATCGGCCGACTTCGCTCCCAAGCCCTAAAAACCAAAAATCAAAACAATTACCAAAGCACCGGCCTCCGCAACGCCCAGGAACGGATCGCCCTGATCAATAAACTATACAGCAAAAACTATCAATTAGACATCAAAGATTTTCAGGTGACGACGGATGCTGGCACCCTCGTATCCATACAAATACCCCATTGA
- a CDS encoding LytTR family DNA-binding domain-containing protein, protein MMQKIKSLIVDDEQDSRESLFHFLTKYCPEIEVIGSSTNIQEARQAIGIHQPKLLFLDIEMPYGNAFDLLEQLPEVDFEIVFITAFSQYAVQAFNLSAAHYLLKPIDIDELVTAVEKVKNRLQKIHTLNSANILKENLSYLQSQHQKVVLPLLDGFEVVRMAEILYCEADENFTHFYFTNGKKSLICRKLKFFDQLLSLHGFCRIHRSYLINMEYVQRYVKGKGGTVVLENGQQLQVANARKNEFLERFI, encoded by the coding sequence ATGATGCAAAAAATCAAATCCTTGATTGTTGATGACGAACAGGATAGCAGAGAAAGCCTCTTCCATTTCCTGACAAAATATTGTCCCGAAATAGAAGTAATCGGAAGCAGTACTAATATCCAGGAAGCACGACAAGCCATTGGTATTCACCAGCCCAAGTTACTCTTTTTGGACATTGAAATGCCATACGGAAATGCCTTTGATCTTTTGGAACAGCTGCCTGAGGTAGATTTTGAGATTGTTTTTATCACCGCTTTTAGTCAATATGCCGTGCAGGCTTTCAACCTCAGTGCTGCCCATTATTTGCTCAAGCCCATCGACATCGATGAATTGGTAACAGCTGTAGAAAAAGTCAAAAATCGCCTTCAAAAAATACACACCCTTAATTCCGCCAATATTTTAAAAGAAAACCTTTCCTATTTACAATCGCAACACCAAAAGGTGGTCCTCCCGCTACTCGATGGTTTTGAAGTTGTTCGGATGGCCGAAATCCTTTATTGCGAAGCCGACGAAAACTTCACCCACTTTTATTTCACCAATGGCAAAAAATCCTTGATTTGCCGCAAACTCAAGTTTTTCGATCAGTTGCTAAGTCTACATGGCTTTTGTCGAATCCACCGTTCCTACCTCATTAATATGGAGTATGTTCAACGTTATGTTAAAGGTAAAGGAGGAACGGTCGTTCTTGAAAATGGTCAACAATTGCAAGTGGCGAATGCAAGGAAAAATGAGTTTTTGGAACGATTTATCTGA
- a CDS encoding NAD(P)H-dependent oxidoreductase, which translates to MPKILAFGASNSRRSINQQFAAYVAQRFVGYDLTLIDLNDFEMPLYGIDKERENGIPAEAHTFKSLIADHDLIIISFAEHNGSYTVAFKNLMDWTSRLVSSLWADKPMFLLSTSPGRRGGMGVLEVAQKRVPHMGGFVIAQFSLPAFNLHFSPEAGIIDAELSEAFEKQLALVVDYMNKGKIER; encoded by the coding sequence ATGCCTAAAATACTCGCTTTTGGCGCCAGTAATAGCCGCCGCTCCATTAACCAGCAGTTTGCTGCCTATGTTGCCCAACGATTTGTGGGATACGACCTTACCCTGATTGATTTGAATGATTTTGAAATGCCGCTATATGGCATCGACAAGGAGCGTGAAAATGGCATTCCCGCCGAAGCCCATACCTTTAAATCACTGATAGCTGATCACGATTTGATCATCATTTCGTTTGCTGAGCATAATGGTAGTTATACTGTTGCTTTTAAAAACCTGATGGACTGGACCTCTCGTTTGGTTTCTAGTTTATGGGCTGATAAACCGATGTTTTTACTGAGCACGTCGCCTGGTCGCAGAGGAGGAATGGGGGTATTAGAGGTCGCTCAAAAACGTGTGCCACATATGGGGGGCTTTGTTATTGCGCAATTTTCGTTACCTGCTTTTAATCTCCATTTTTCTCCTGAAGCGGGTATCATAGATGCCGAATTGTCGGAGGCTTTTGAGAAACAGCTCGCCTTAGTAGTCGACTATATGAATAAGGGAAAGATTGAGCGTTGA
- a CDS encoding SRPBCC domain-containing protein, producing MKEIKTEVIINASTNQVWQVLTDFAAYPSWSTFMVSIEGAPILGSRLRNTMVLKDTPQVFKPIVTKVAPNEAFEWRGSLPLGLFKGRHYFILEAMGNQQTKLIHGEQFTGLLHKLILRKIETDTLLAFQRWNKAIKAKVEG from the coding sequence ATGAAAGAAATTAAAACAGAAGTCATCATCAACGCATCTACTAATCAGGTGTGGCAGGTGTTAACAGATTTCGCGGCCTATCCGAGTTGGAGCACGTTTATGGTATCCATTGAAGGGGCGCCGATCCTGGGGAGCCGCCTAAGAAACACCATGGTGCTCAAAGATACACCACAGGTATTCAAGCCTATCGTTACCAAAGTAGCACCCAACGAGGCCTTCGAATGGCGGGGTAGCTTACCTTTGGGTCTTTTTAAAGGTCGGCACTATTTTATATTGGAAGCTATGGGTAATCAGCAGACCAAGCTTATTCATGGCGAACAATTTACAGGGCTCTTACATAAGCTAATCCTTAGAAAAATCGAGACAGATACTTTGCTGGCTTTTCAGCGTTGGAATAAGGCGATAAAGGCAAAGGTAGAAGGGTAA
- a CDS encoding serine hydrolase domain-containing protein, translated as MPNRIALAIYLFLFMLSATSNYAQMAEESAVDQLFAQWSNTYSPGCAVAVIKDGNIIYKKGYGMADLEHDIPIRPESVFYIGSVSKQFVAACMLLLDEQGKIDLDADVRTYIPEFPDYGYPITIRNLIHHTSGVRDNLTLWELAGRSHLDEIPEEEIFDMICRQKELNFEPGTKYLYSNSCYFLMSIIVKRASGKSLREYADEYIFQPLGMQHSIFQDNNRRMIKNRAFAYGQNPDGSFNSMLMRFDLVGSGGLYSTVEDLFRWDQNFYNNKIGNRGPAFIQDMLTNGRYKDGTEVGYAFALENGHYKGLPTVSHGGALGGYRSFYLRFPEQHFSVVILSNLENFLPEKLAEQVADIYLKDNFVAAPSTAIVKKELPTFITLKPKQLDAVSGLYWNEEGAYSRKVYVRNDTLRYSRGEGNESALLPIDAQHFIMDDTNGEVAIHFQKAEKNQPAQMLFTVGNQEAIISTQYEPYTLDEKALKAIPGHYYSSELDTRYQLGVKEKQLFVKIKNQDWLPLKPIKSDLFTQERIGQFYLDFDKNGNATGFRLQAGRVRNLLFTRL; from the coding sequence ATGCCAAACCGTATTGCCTTAGCTATTTACCTATTCCTATTCATGTTGTCCGCTACTTCCAATTATGCCCAGATGGCCGAAGAAAGTGCCGTAGACCAATTATTTGCCCAATGGTCTAACACTTATTCACCTGGTTGCGCCGTCGCTGTCATTAAAGATGGCAATATTATTTATAAAAAAGGCTACGGCATGGCTGATTTGGAACATGATATTCCTATCCGTCCTGAAAGTGTTTTTTATATCGGTTCCGTTTCCAAGCAATTTGTAGCAGCCTGTATGCTACTCCTGGATGAGCAAGGTAAAATCGATTTGGATGCAGATGTGCGCACTTATATCCCAGAATTCCCTGATTATGGCTACCCAATCACGATCAGAAACCTGATCCATCATACCAGCGGTGTTCGAGATAACCTGACGCTCTGGGAATTAGCAGGCAGGTCTCACCTCGATGAAATCCCTGAGGAAGAAATCTTTGATATGATTTGCCGCCAAAAGGAACTAAACTTTGAGCCGGGAACCAAATACTTATATAGCAATTCTTGCTACTTTCTAATGAGTATTATTGTCAAAAGAGCTAGTGGGAAATCGCTCAGGGAATATGCTGACGAATACATTTTCCAACCACTTGGCATGCAGCACAGTATTTTTCAGGACAACAACCGCCGAATGATAAAAAACAGGGCATTTGCCTATGGCCAAAACCCCGACGGCTCCTTCAATAGTATGCTCATGCGTTTTGATTTGGTGGGTTCAGGTGGATTGTATAGCACCGTGGAAGACCTTTTTCGCTGGGATCAAAATTTTTACAACAACAAAATTGGCAACCGAGGCCCCGCTTTTATCCAAGATATGCTGACGAATGGACGCTACAAAGATGGCACGGAAGTCGGATATGCTTTTGCCTTGGAAAATGGCCATTATAAAGGATTGCCAACGGTGTCCCACGGGGGCGCCCTAGGTGGCTATCGGTCCTTTTATTTACGCTTCCCAGAACAGCATTTTTCCGTTGTTATTTTAAGTAACCTGGAAAATTTCCTTCCTGAAAAGCTGGCGGAACAAGTAGCTGATATTTATCTAAAAGACAACTTTGTAGCTGCCCCTTCCACCGCGATAGTCAAAAAAGAGTTGCCAACCTTCATTACTTTAAAGCCCAAACAGCTCGACGCAGTCAGTGGCCTATATTGGAATGAAGAGGGAGCCTATTCCCGAAAAGTATACGTCCGAAATGATACGCTTCGTTATTCCAGAGGAGAAGGAAACGAAAGCGCACTGCTCCCTATTGATGCCCAGCATTTTATCATGGATGACACCAATGGCGAGGTGGCCATTCATTTTCAAAAAGCTGAGAAAAATCAACCTGCCCAAATGCTATTCACCGTTGGGAATCAAGAAGCAATCATTTCTACGCAATACGAGCCCTATACCTTAGACGAAAAGGCATTAAAGGCTATTCCTGGTCATTACTATTCTTCCGAACTAGATACCCGCTACCAATTGGGCGTCAAGGAGAAGCAACTTTTTGTGAAAATCAAAAACCAGGATTGGCTTCCGCTTAAGCCCATTAAATCAGACTTATTTACACAGGAGCGGATTGGCCAATTTTACCTCGATTTTGACAAAAACGGGAACGCAACAGGGTTTCGACTACAAGCTGGCCGAGTCAGGAATTTACTATTCACAAGGCTTTAG
- a CDS encoding tetratricopeptide repeat protein — MKAIINLILCLFYCTSWVYAQQSYLDQRGQKQIWGVLDIAHLEEPPFQDWFADNYHNFQPSLNEDFPLDALRDTKVTIFLGTWCGDSKYWVPRFLKLWDELGLDRKQLEMVGLHNDSEHYKQGPKGEELGLNIHRVPTFIFHQGGTEIGRMVESPLNSLETDIAQIGLGLPSKPRYRGASYLHEQFSMYLLDSLQEQSTAILRAIVKEVHTASELNTYGYVLKAAKQYEQALFVFQLNTRLFPHHPNVYDSLGEMYVTLEKYEKARNCYKEVLRLKPDDENALKVLQEIEGK, encoded by the coding sequence ATGAAAGCAATAATCAACCTTATCCTATGCTTGTTTTATTGTACAAGCTGGGTTTATGCTCAACAGTCCTACTTAGATCAAAGGGGGCAAAAACAAATATGGGGCGTGCTGGACATTGCCCATTTAGAGGAACCGCCTTTTCAGGATTGGTTTGCCGACAACTACCATAATTTCCAACCTTCCTTAAATGAAGATTTTCCTTTGGATGCCTTAAGGGATACAAAGGTGACTATCTTCCTGGGTACCTGGTGTGGTGATAGCAAATATTGGGTCCCCAGGTTTTTGAAATTGTGGGATGAATTAGGTCTAGATCGAAAGCAATTGGAGATGGTTGGGCTTCACAATGATTCGGAGCATTACAAACAAGGGCCCAAAGGAGAAGAATTAGGTCTTAATATTCACCGGGTGCCAACGTTTATCTTTCACCAAGGAGGAACAGAAATCGGACGTATGGTAGAAAGTCCATTAAATTCCCTGGAAACGGATATTGCGCAAATAGGATTGGGCCTTCCTTCCAAGCCCAGGTATAGGGGTGCCAGTTACCTGCACGAACAATTTAGCATGTACTTGTTAGATAGCTTGCAGGAGCAATCAACTGCCATTTTGCGTGCCATTGTTAAAGAGGTACATACCGCTAGCGAACTCAACACCTACGGTTATGTGCTAAAGGCCGCCAAACAATATGAGCAGGCCCTATTTGTTTTTCAATTAAACACGCGGTTATTTCCACACCACCCCAATGTATATGATAGTCTGGGTGAAATGTATGTCACATTGGAAAAATATGAAAAGGCAAGAAATTGTTATAAGGAAGTGCTTCGTCTCAAGCCTGATGATGAAAATGCGCTTAAGGTTTTACAGGAAATAGAAGGGAAATAA
- the rny gene encoding ribonuclease Y: MDIGIGLLIGLVVGAIIGYVIVNIFGKKAQLTKIEEMNAKADQQIQEARLSSQRILNEAKTKADNLIAKAEINNEKTKQRKIAEAKERFARLKVEFESSKAEHVVLMKEREMELKAQEAELRPKFEKIKDQQQQIDNQRQELEQKEADINHIRENLDTQLKIVAKKKEELDSANEKHIKALETVAKLSEQEAKEQLLEAVKAKSETDAMAIIKETIEQAKVTANKEAKKIVIQSIQRMCAEYTIENTVSVFNLESDDLKGQIIGREGRNIRALEAATGAEIVVDDTPEAIVISSFDPIRREVCRLALKRLVADGRIHPARIEEVVAKTRKQLDEQIVEIGERTVIELDLHGLDAYLVKMVGRMRYRSSYGQNLLKHSIETAHLCAIMAAELGLAPKQVKLAKRAGLLHDIGKVAEEESELSHAILGMKICEKYKEVAVICNAVGAHHDEVEMNNIISPIVQACDAISGARPGARREILESYLKRIGELEEIALAHEGVQKAYAMQAGRELRVIVESEKVTDQYADDLSFMISQKIQDEMQYPGQIKVTVIREKRAVSFAR, from the coding sequence ATGGATATTGGTATAGGATTACTAATAGGACTAGTAGTCGGCGCTATCATAGGTTATGTGATCGTCAACATATTCGGGAAAAAAGCACAACTGACAAAGATAGAAGAGATGAATGCCAAGGCGGATCAGCAAATCCAGGAAGCTCGCCTATCTTCTCAACGAATATTGAATGAAGCAAAAACCAAAGCAGACAACCTCATCGCTAAAGCGGAGATCAATAATGAAAAGACTAAACAGCGTAAGATAGCAGAGGCAAAGGAGCGATTTGCTCGCCTCAAAGTAGAGTTTGAAAGTAGCAAAGCAGAACATGTGGTCTTGATGAAGGAAAGGGAAATGGAGCTGAAAGCGCAAGAAGCGGAATTGAGACCTAAATTTGAAAAAATTAAAGATCAGCAGCAGCAAATTGACAATCAGCGGCAGGAACTAGAGCAAAAAGAGGCGGATATCAATCACATCCGAGAAAACCTGGATACCCAACTGAAAATCGTTGCAAAGAAAAAAGAAGAACTCGACTCTGCTAATGAAAAGCATATCAAAGCTTTAGAAACTGTTGCTAAACTTTCAGAACAAGAAGCCAAGGAACAATTATTAGAAGCAGTGAAGGCCAAATCAGAAACTGACGCGATGGCTATCATAAAAGAAACCATCGAGCAAGCAAAAGTTACGGCTAATAAAGAGGCTAAAAAAATTGTTATCCAGAGCATCCAAAGGATGTGCGCCGAATACACCATCGAAAACACCGTTTCTGTCTTCAACCTCGAATCGGATGACCTCAAAGGACAAATCATTGGTCGGGAAGGACGTAATATCAGAGCACTCGAAGCCGCTACTGGTGCTGAGATCGTTGTCGATGACACCCCTGAGGCTATTGTGATTTCCAGTTTTGACCCTATTCGCCGGGAGGTTTGTCGCCTTGCCCTCAAACGGTTGGTGGCAGATGGTCGAATTCACCCTGCCCGCATCGAAGAAGTGGTTGCCAAAACACGTAAGCAGTTAGATGAACAAATTGTAGAGATTGGCGAACGCACCGTGATTGAACTCGATCTTCATGGACTCGACGCCTACCTGGTTAAAATGGTGGGCCGAATGCGCTACCGTTCTTCTTATGGCCAAAACCTTTTGAAACACTCTATCGAAACAGCTCATCTTTGTGCCATTATGGCTGCCGAACTAGGCCTTGCACCCAAGCAGGTTAAATTGGCAAAAAGAGCCGGACTCCTCCATGATATTGGAAAAGTAGCAGAAGAAGAAAGCGAACTTTCTCATGCTATTTTAGGGATGAAGATTTGTGAAAAATACAAAGAAGTTGCCGTCATCTGTAATGCGGTAGGAGCCCACCACGATGAAGTAGAAATGAATAATATTATTTCACCCATCGTTCAGGCTTGTGATGCCATTTCTGGTGCTCGCCCAGGCGCCCGTCGCGAAATTCTTGAAAGCTACCTCAAGCGCATTGGCGAACTCGAAGAAATTGCACTTGCCCATGAAGGGGTACAAAAAGCCTACGCCATGCAGGCTGGCCGTGAACTTCGGGTAATTGTTGAATCTGAAAAAGTAACGGATCAATACGCCGATGATCTGTCCTTTATGATTTCTCAGAAAATCCAGGACGAGATGCAGTACCCTGGGCAAATCAAGGTGACTGTGATTCGAGAGAAACGAGCGGTTTCTTTTGCGAGATAA
- a CDS encoding cell division protein ZapA, with product MEGQETKQITVLIAGRPYPLKIKEGDEPTIRRIVKEVNEKINRFQLTYTNKDKQDCLSMAILTYAVDLHKAQQNQTSSPSNGIEEKISQIDALLEQLLS from the coding sequence ATGGAAGGGCAAGAAACCAAACAAATAACGGTGCTTATTGCAGGAAGGCCCTATCCCTTAAAGATTAAAGAGGGTGATGAACCTACTATTCGGCGTATTGTAAAAGAAGTTAACGAAAAAATAAATCGTTTTCAGTTAACCTATACCAATAAAGATAAGCAAGATTGCCTTTCCATGGCAATCCTTACTTATGCGGTTGATTTACATAAAGCCCAACAAAATCAAACCTCTTCTCCATCCAATGGCATTGAAGAAAAAATCTCTCAAATAGATGCGCTTCTCGAACAACTGCTATCCTGA